ACAACTGACGTGGAGTTGAGACCGACCGACAAGGAACTGGAAAGCATAATGTAAAAGTCGTAGCATCCATATCTATAAAGTTCATCGTTATACGCATATACTGATGTAGGAAAATATTACCTAAGGGCGGCTCCAAAAATGCCAGCGATGAATAGTCCAGGAATGCCGTGTAGCTTTCCGGCTATTTCCATGACGAAAGCCGGCAAGAACTGATCATCGGCCACTATGAGACCAGAGGCCCTCGGGTCGCAATTGGGCGACGACCAGTACGCCAGTAGAACCAATCCACACCAGCAGCACAGCGAAATGAAGACGATAGTGCCGATGGTAAACAAGCCCACTGCTCTATAATAATGGCAGAACGATTAGAGGCGGATGAAGcatcaataaaaaatctcGTCAATCAAAGCGAGCTATCTCATGGCCAATATAATTTGATCGACGACTTACTGTTTGCAAACTTTAGTGCTCGACAGCGACTGATATCGTTGTACCATCGTCTGATTGACGGCTATGTAGGCAGTGGAATAGAGAAAGGATCCAATCAAAACGGTCCATACTGTGTGTCTGGTGTACGGAGAGGAGTCGAAGCTGCGATGCATAGACATTGTTAGTCGAGTAAAACGATCAATTTACATCGCGTATCGTAAAGAACCGTAGTTGTATAATTTGCGTCATTGTGCGCTGCAGTTTGCGACGCGCCATACtaactttaaaaatacaattcgATTCGCGTCGGTAGCCTTTTGCCAGATGATAGATGGGCCGCCCACTTGATAAGTGCCCAGAGCGGTCACTACCACCACAGCCGCTACCATTACTCCAACTTGCAGAGCATCCGTCCAGACGACTGCTCTTAGACCGCCCTGTACGTTggacaattattttattatgaggTGAATCAAGGGACTGCGTTATTCATTCCGTCGACGATTGTTTCGATCGATGGGGCGGATGGCTCTGATATACTCACCATGACTGTGTAGAAAACGCACGTCACGCACACAATACATCCGATCAGATGGATATTGATACCGCTAACTGAAATACAGGGAAATATTCGTCGTAAATAGCTTTGAATTGTGTGCAAAGTTTTCAAGGGTGATTGCTGATGCTAAAAGTATTTGTTTGCATGCAAATAGCCGAGTGGccaatttgaaaaaaaaaaacgaccgCTTTTAATCCGTTAGAAAAAACGCAATGACTAATTGTTTCGAATTCTGAGAAAcgttatgaataaattatcaatGTGGACTACCACCAATACTTAAAATGATTCAGACGTCAACTTTACCTTGACTAAGAGCTAAAGCAGGAACGTACACGACTATCGACTGGTACATTACCTATggacaaagaaaaatatttgctCGCAAAACAGCTGTTTATCATACTTGATCACATTCGTTGACTTCGATTTCTCAACGGAAACAATTATTTCCGAAAGCGCGTTTATTTAACATTCATGCGAGAAAATCTTCGACTCGTTTAATCACATGCAAAACGACTATGCATGTAAAGTGAGCGAGCGACAGCTAATTTGCATTCGACAGTAGCGCGAGTCATCGTAaacattgttttaaatttcatttttcattgcATTGTAAGAAGCTTcgcatttttatatacattacCACGTCAATAACGAAGATGAGGGATATCAGTATTCTCACGCCTCGGTTGAATCGCAGTTCGAGGTACTGAAAAACAAAACGATTACACATTCAATTTCGATTCGACTAATGCATAATTTGTGCGCGCTATACATTATGAAAGAACAACCTCGTAAGCCGAGTGCAGCTTGAGAGTGGTGAAGACCGGAAGGTAGACATTGGCGACGACGATTCCCGAGAAGACCAATGATATGATCGTGATCCAGTACTGCGTTCCGAAATTGTAAATTTCCGAAGGCgttccgagaatcgttattcCGGATATGAAACTGTGGAGGGAGAAAAAATGAGCCGTCCGAATTCCATCTATTGAGTCGCGCTTTTGTATAGACGTTACCTCGCCACTAAGGAAGCAGAAACGGGAAAGAGTTTGAGGTCTTTGCCGCCCAGCAAATACTCGTCGGTATTTGCATTTCGATGTTTCCTGTAATGCCAGAGACCGGCTCCAGCTGACATCATCAGCATCAGGGCGAAGATCAGCCAGTCGATCCAGTGGAAGTACCATCTCTCCACGTTAGTCGACATTCTTCAATGTCCCTGTCGCACTTATAATAACGAACGTCCACTGTGAATGCAGAGTAAAAAATACAGTCAAAGTGCACATTATCCGCCGGACCAGCAGGGAGTGTGTCGCGCGCTCTCGGATAACTGATACTACTGGCATTTCTGTTATTTGTGTATATAAGGCATAGATCGCGAGATATACAGCGAGAACGAATtaagcgggagagagagagaga
The sequence above is drawn from the Nasonia vitripennis strain AsymCx chromosome 4, Nvit_psr_1.1, whole genome shotgun sequence genome and encodes:
- the LOC100114583 gene encoding sodium-coupled monocarboxylate transporter 2 yields the protein MSTNVERWYFHWIDWLIFALMLMMSAGAGLWHYRKHRNANTDEYLLGGKDLKLFPVSASLVASFISGITILGTPSEIYNFGTQYWITIISLVFSGIVVANVYLPVFTTLKLHSAYEYLELRFNRGVRILISLIFVIDVVMYQSIVVYVPALALSQVSGINIHLIGCIVCVTCVFYTVMGGLRAVVWTDALQVGVMVAAVVVVTALGTYQVGGPSIIWQKATDANRIVFLNFDSSPYTRHTVWTVLIGSFLYSTAYIAVNQTMVQRYQSLSSTKVCKQAVGLFTIGTIVFISLCCWCGLVLLAYWSSPNCDPRASGLIVADDQFLPAFVMEIAGKLHGIPGLFIAGIFGAALSSLSVGLNSTSVVLLEDFVKGCFKLKPNEKWANIFVKSVVVILGLVALALVFLVEKLGGVLSVTNSLAAIAAGVSFGVFTLGMLFPWTNSKGAFVGAVVGFVIAGWASLGANAAIGAGYIVPKKLPVSLDHCPVNISESFLKQFVHSNEDDIFPLYRLSYHWFAGLGTIIVILVGGAVTWMTGPIDPSSINKDLLSPVIHRWLPEPTIYNEVHLRRPNGSFNRTALNSRNRHSRNSIPLSRVDPDLPSERTELRTRNSDS